tttaagaacgctggactcgcgcggcttgtggttacagcggggaacaagtttggcaacgtcgctcagttctcgttggccgctccaaggtcacgggcaaaataggctcctcccttaactgcactctcttgtggttttttgtataaaaaggaTTGTAGGGGATTCAAGCAGACTAATCCATACATATTTCAATccgttttaacaataaaataaaaactacattaagaAGAATGGTATATTCATCCTGTTACTTATTGTTCAAAAAAGTCcatttatcaaacaaataatattgtaaatgcttGTTTGGTGTCAATCAATcactaaattatttaactttaccacttgaataattatataattttaaccacAGTACTTTAATAGGAATAAACTTTAATGTATTAAGAAAAGTCAAGACCATCAATTCTGGCAAAATGCAAGTTGACCTCAATGCTCAAATTTTAACCAAACGTTAAAGAAAAACTCTTCATCTAACAAACTAATAAAGTGACAGGCTAGTAGGATATTACATTGTATTCAAGTATGAAATAAATGACTGAGTCTGTATTATTCCTGCAATTGTCACAAACTAATAATCCTCTATAAACCATTAACAAGCCTACACTTGAATTGAAGAAGTTGGGCGCATTCATGTCTTTAGTCAAGAGCTCATGAAAAGATTACCCGTGTGTTAAGAAAGACATGACTTGAgataaaaattatctaacaagAATAATTCACACAAAACACTCACTTGAAAGGTGTTTCTGCAATAGCTTTGGTTATTTGCACAACCAGACTACCAAGATCCTCAGGGCATTCTATTAGCCTGTGGGTACAATTGGCGGTGATCTGGAGTTCAATCAACTCTTCTTCTATTACTTGTCTGTAACAGTGTAACATTATTTAGCTGAATAATTTTCACTTACTTAAAACCATGAAATTACTAACATCTGGGTAATAAAGCGTaatgtaaaactaattatatgCAGATGGatcttaataatattactaacCTGAAGTCAAAAAAATTGGAATATATTTTGTGTGACTGAAATTACCTGAGGGGTTTGAGAACTAGATCCACCTTAGAGCTTGTATATGTATGCCTATTATAGTTAGTGTACATGTACATACAGTAGACACTTTTAACCAGTAACATTACAATTCTTTCTCTAAAGAAgcacacatttttttactaacaatcgTAAAGAATTTAACCACATATTGCTTTTTCATTTTGTTAGaagagaattaatttaattatataaatattattgttttatacatttataattttcaaagtatgAATGAGATTAATGGTGATGTTagaggaaaattaattttgtaatctaaggtggattaaaaaaatgaaatatgaacTTCAAAACACCTGTTAAAAGATTTCATCTACTGTTTGATGGACCACCCAGTGGTAGATTTACCAATAGGTCTAGACCTAAGAGCCACAAACTTGCTACTAATGGTTCTATCACTGTTTAATCATTCAAAAATATTCGATTATCTTTTACACTtcttcaaattcaataaaaatgtgcttttcttctatatgtaaaagattttttacaaaactttaaggTAGACCTTCTCAGTTTTCTGGACCTAGGGGCCGATGAAAATGAAATCCATGACTGACCAGCACCGACTTTAGAGTTTCAACATTAAAACAAAGAACCAACTAGAAAACTAAAACTTTTCCAGGAATAACAAGTACACTTCTAATATACTCACTTGGTTACATAGGGAAATTCATTGTTATCAGAGCTGCTTTTTCCTTTCTTGGATTTTGGTGGATTTCCTGAAAGATTTCTTCTGTTGCTTTTTaagtaactgaaaataaaattaaagctacATGATTCATGatcatttaaataatctaaatctaTTCCAAAAGTTGTTTGTacataagaatataataaaacaatgacaGGAATTATTACCCTCATAGATAAATGTGAGTAGAGGATTCAATCTCATTTTATTTCTTCcctgtataaaattacaatataagagGGTTATTCAAAAGTAACCCCCGTTGTTACGTAGCACAAGAAGTAGTGCGGGGATTGCCGCCTTGTTACTATCAGTATGCACTACAATTCAGTCAGCTGTCAACAAACTGTTTAATGCAGAGCATTGTTACTGCCTTGTGTGTTCTATTTATAATGCCACAATCATGAGGGTCACCATAGAAGATGCCACCAAATATGAAGTGAGTAGCGTTACAAGATTTTTTTTGAGCTAAAGATcttatatgttttgttaattgTGTGCAGTTTATGGCTTAAACATTATGAGTAAAGGTGGATGTGGTGAATTAATgggtatgaataaaaataatgaaagacCACACTATTTAAtgttttgatgttgttaatgtatttGATGTTTTGAGAAGAAACAGCTTCTTGCTTGTTTATTTCATTGAGTGAATGATATAATATCACATCAAAGCTactgaaaaacttgaagaaaatgGGAAGAATAAATCAAGGTATGTGTCAtgattttttccttttattttgttGTCTTAGGACAAGGTGAGAAATTGCCTTGCACTTAGTATTTAACTATACTAACTATACAGTTAAAGGACCTTTAACTATACtggttatttgttatttgatttgaaatattttcaacaaacgccattttgtgaatattaaagaaaataaaataattattttattaaatttttctcttatctattcaaatctatatgccaaatttggtttctttaacttaactagtttttgaaataatttgttacaaaaaatacaaaatggtggctaacagctaaacgagacatttcttggcctatgtttatatgacaatTTTTGTTTGGAATGAATAAAATACTACCACCCACAGaagtactataacaaataatcttagaataagaatgacaggtcaccgttatgattttaagcataataatgaaacaaaactaTTAGTCATTCATGGTAAAATACACAGagtcttttgaaaatttatatatagtaaaaacaatacaaacaattaataataataattcaaacacaacaaattttaaaaaattagaaaaagcatgtcaaattgtcacaaaatcaaaattttcttttgGATTTAATCTTTGATAATCAATTTAGATCACCTGAACACTTATAATATCTTTATAACCACAGTTCCAacatatgtttaacattaaaaaagatattatgtttatttatcagtttgtattttatgttttgattatatgttttatttcattaaatttgtacttGAAGAAGTGTGATatgaaatatacattacattacattaatattaatatgttggccgtTTTCCAAACCTCCCCCTCCACACATACACGTGCATGCACATAcacgtttatttattatatatttatattatatatatatatataaattatctatatattattatatcttgaAGACCATCCCTcgcacaaaaaaattatttatgtttaaacattggGGTTTGATGATCAGATGTTGCTCAAACAACTTTTAACCACAACTTTAGGTCTTTGTTGGTTTAAATATGAGAATGAATTGATATGTAGACAAAATAATAAGCTTCGTATAAgttgaagattcttggagcaattggaaaaacttataaatactactaaatttaaagaatacagtagaacatttccaatttatttatttttcacgtattaattatctaaaattaataaaagaagtaacaaaaccaatgaacttaaatgcttgggaaacactacacataaacataaataaagaaaaactcataaacaataaagaaggccctattgaaaattccagtcttctttcttctagccatatctaattttcatactggctgaaatattaccaaaatctttgtatttgcatatttacaccatatgctattttaattgtaataaaaattatgtaaatatttatttgtggagtcgcctgatgatgaaacctttggtttcgaaagatCTCatccgaaaaataaataaattggaaatgtactgtattctttaaatttagtagTATTCGtataagttgtttttaatacttgtTATTTATGAGCAATACATACATAATGAAATTGCTAAAgtgtacaataaatttgaaaacaaaacaatgatGAGAAACTACAATTAGGACATATGAAGCGAGACAAGAATGACATCAGACCTGAAATAACCATTAAGACCATAGATGATGAGGAATAAAGACTTGCCGAAGTGTTTTGCCTGAACCtcttgaatttttgaaataagtgtGTGATTTTTTATAGCTGGAATAACAAATTCCCACTGCCATATCAAAAGCACATCGTTTTCTTCCTTCGCATTTGGCCCAGACTGGAAAATATtcaaagaattacaaattttagatttatacaaaattgttatagTTTAGTTCAATTGAAACTGATTTCTAAATGTTAGTTTATTCAAATgctgaactattaaaaaaataccattttaaaggtaaaaaattttatctatatattttatttatttatttatcaacggtaatacaccattttacagataaggatattaagatggcaatacaaattatagaaaaacaatacaaaggtatcaataaagaacaaaacaataacatgttgcaagcacgtcaaccaacaataagctaaatcaataagcaaacttaataaactaaaacaacaattcaataaccaaccaagcaattttttttttttggtcaaccaacaataagctaaatcaataagcaaacttaataaattaaaacaacaattcaataaatagaggtaatacgaggaaagcaatataaataataataacaataacagtattaacaataatagcaatagctaacataacaatgacaagaaaaaacgataacatacataaacataaaacaataagtaagctcgagataataatttatttatttatatagaagaaCTCCATTCCGGAAAACAAACATTCACTGGGGAACCCGACTCTGGAAGATTCCTCTGATCACAGATTGGCTGTCATCAAAGAAGTCGAACTGGCGACACAGCTGGTTGCCCAGTTGATGAAAAACGTGGAAGAGGACCGTGCATGATGTAGTTGGTGGGGTGCGACCGACCAAAAAACAGGTTACATGAGCGGGTCAATCTTGAAGCTCGTAGATCAATGCGACAGAGTATTTTAATAAGAAGTTAACtctaacacatttaaataattaaaaaacaccaaTATTATTACACAGTGTTAACAAATATTACGAGAATTCAGTAACTATACACAAAAATGCCCAATTATATTTGTCTACAATATAATTTGTCTAATCCAGAGTTTTTGATCTCAATTTCAAAATTCTGTAATGGTGTCACAGTACTGTACTGCGTTTTTGTGTGGTTGTTATCTTAATGTGTTTAAAACTAAGAGAAAAAtgtgatgaaaacagtgtttaaaaaatgGAGGTAATTTTTTATACGaatactataatattacaaaaacatcaTGATAAAAAAGGCTAAGGCTCATAACAcgaattaaatagaatttatttaatgttactaTTTGTTTGAATCAGATAAGAATAACTGAGAaagaattgaaaatgtttaccgttttttatgcaataattttaatacacacatcaaattatatcatatattcttaaaatgcatttttattcttCCTacctatttacaaaattatgaattcttattaaaattaaaaacaaataaatgcaatTACACATAATTGGATTTTTCGGTAATTTTTCATCATTTAGGGTTTGAAGAAAACATAACATTACATTTTGAGACCTGCAATTTTATCTCATCCTCAGGTGAATACCTCATCTTacaacacataactacaatctaggttaacataaataaatcatatgAAAGCGTTATgacacacataagtcaggaatcacaaccatgtTGTGTGCCGACTGGTTGCACACTGTCTCTAAGACATGCACATATTAAAACAACCCTAATTATTAAATCAGAACTAAAGAACACAGAGGAATAGTAAAAAGTTTACCTTAATAACCAACCACTGACAACTGAACAAGATGGCCAATAGTAATACAGGATACAACACACATGTTCACAATAACTAGCCACTGACAAATTACCAATAGTGAATATGGCAGATGTAACATCGCAGCAAATCAGGGAATGGGAGGTGGGCCTTTTTTATTGGTGTATTCTAGATGAACGCTAAACCATACAATGTCTCTACTGTGGATGATTAGTATCTCTATTCTATTTTACTTCACTACATCATACTTTTAATTCGTTTCAGAATTGGTAACCAAATCTGCATATTCTCAACTGGCGGTTGACAGCAGATGGACCACTAATTCAATATATGAAgtcttgattaattttttaaagaaatgagatCCCTGGtatattatgttggcttcatcccaatttatTCAATATTCACACAAAGCTTCCAGACCACCAATGATGTGCAATTTTCTATTTTACTAATGTTTTCCCTTTCTCATGTTtcctttgtgttcttttattttaacgtttaatgaattttttatctcaatttgttacaaatacattttatattgtacacaCAGTTTTAGGAGTGCTGTGtgctattttttagttttgtttttatattactttataaagagttgacatatttcaaatttatctCTATTCTGATATATCTCTTCAGAATTCTGCCATTATCAAAAATGAACtctaacaaaaaattaaagagaTATGTTCATTGTTTATGTAGCTGACATTGCTTCTACAAAACCTTTTTCTTTCCAATTGTCCAAATTGATAAGAAACCAGAAAGAAGTATGTAAACGGAACACTAGTAAACACACTCACAAAAAGTCCTAGTCAAAGCCTTCCTCAAACTTgtaattatctaaatttaaatcacttttacTGGCGTAACAAAAGTTAACACATTgctatttttgttctcttagggtaagaagctgagaaacctctcatttcACTTGGTCCCAATAGGCCTTTCGCGCTTACTTCTACAGGGTAGGGCACTATCAGTCatatcaccttggaagaagggggcCCAGCTCtgtaccaacctctccagtcaaaactGGTGGGTGGCACACTCCTATGCCCAGGCTAGCAACTACCTGCCCCTAATACTTCAGGAgtcccatcaactccaacagtcatctcctgcagaagactagacctatcgatttaTCCTTGAacctcgacatttgcggttagtgatatgtcGCTCTTGGGCATCAATAGGGTTGCCcacatttaagtgacacattcGTTTTGCTATACCCAGTCTAGGTTCTGCTGGAAGATGTAAACCAGCCGGAAGTGAACAGATTAATTAATATTGATCTTAAATGAAGAATATTTGACTTACCGCTTCTCGCCTCCAAGACACTGTTAATGGAACTGGTTGAGCACAAATTTGGTACTTTGCTTCAGAGTTCTGTATGGCAGCCATCAAAGTTCCACTGAATGGACAACTTATAAGTGCTGAGTCCAGTATCACAGTCATAAACTAGAACACATATATTTACCTTCATCACTGCTATTAATCTAGACAAAACAGAAACTGTACActtcatacaattttgtataccaTTACTACCAAAAAGGTTGTGATTTAGTACAGATAAAGGAAATCAATCTTACTTTTATGGTCTAATAGTACAAGGCAAAAATAATTAATCTAGTTCACATAGATTTTACATACACTATAACATGTTTGTGAGAATCCGAGAACACTAACAGAAACTTCTTTTAGAGGCTCAAATTTATTCCAGAATTTAGTACAAGTTTAGTACAGAAAGTCAATTTGCTatatttctattggtttttttTGCTCTATAAGATACTTCTTTATTAGTAATTGTCAGCAACTTCATCATACCATTTTATAGCTTTACAGTAAATCCCTAAGGTCTGCTTCTGTTTTCATCATTGCTTCTTAAGGCATTTCTTTCTTAGTTAATCTCAAAATTAACTTATCATACCACAGAACTATTATTCCTCATGAGAAAGTTAACCCATAATTGTAGTTTTTCAGTTTCTTGTCTTAACTTTAGCAACATTAATATGCAATCGTCCCCCGTTCCGGATAGCTGGGtacataaaaagaataataaagaaaGGGAAGATTTAGTATACAGAAAATAAAGTTCCTATCacaaaaatcttattatttttatacaattctgTGGAAACATCTTgccatataacatttttcaagaaTAATTCATCATTACAGTTTATTACACACTTCGCTAATGTCATTAAGTTCCGGAACTTAGCACATCATCCTTTGAAACGTGAAGTCCTGCATGTTTGCTATTACATCTTTTTCACCAATTATGTGCCATTGTACTTGTGAGTGCCATAGGCTATTAACACCCATCATCAGCTAAGTCTGACATAGTTTCTCGTAGTCCTGAACACATACTTTTGGTTCTGCTTGTGTTAGATATCCTCGAAATGTTCTGATAAAATAGTTCTGATAACATTCATTTCACAGCCTGGATCATGATCActcaatattactaaaaattaaacattacagaATTAGACAAATTCTGCTTTCCAAggagaatttattaaatatacagacTAGGTAAGAGATAAAAACACTtcgtaaaataaaaactttaacataaGTTCgtagtatttttacaataaaaaaaatactactgttcaattaattttaatatatcttattttatttactttcagaTAAATCTAGCTCACAAAATCTACTTCTAAGTCTATTTCACTTCCCCAAAtcgaaaaataattaattgttatcaaGTTACCTTCATGCAGTTGTTAGGTTTCATTTGGTTCTGTAATTCCTTAGCAGCACGTTTCTCAGCTCTAAttagttctttttctttttgtttcttcAATTTTTCTTCCAGTCTCTGTTCTTTTgtcattttagttttagttttaggatAAGTTGTTTTGCTTCTCGACTCACCCTGAAAATGAACACCTTACCATGATATTCAAGAACTGAACTATGAAACAAACATTCCATAGTATGCGTTTTAaggttaattttgaataaatagaTATGCGTATAATGCAGTTGAATTAATACAGTCTTATGGTCTTAAccagctttatttaaaaaactactgtaaataattagtgaaacaaaaaaatgacAAAACAAATATATCAGATTCTCAAGAATGCcatgaaattaaaagttaaaattgcaAGTTTAAAGATAATGATTAAAAAgagctaaaaaaataattcttttgaagatgattaaaataaaagttcatgCTTTGAGGATAAAAATAAGTGTGTTATATCatttttcaaaatagtaaatgataaataaatgtcCAACTGAATTCATAGATTTAAGCTGCAGCCAAAACATTTCattctttttagattttaaatcttagattttaaatgtaaatctgtAAATCTTAGATTTTAAATCTATagtatacagattttaaattccTATTATATTACTGTcctctatttatatattataatctgTATTACACTTTTATTGTGGGAGCCAGCTCGTGCAAACTGCGGAATATTCGTGTCTGGAGCGCCATGCCCCACCACCCACTAACCCTTTTGCAGTACAACCATGTTAAACCTAGTAACAAAGCTGGCGTTACTTGTATGGCTCCAAGGCTTGCTTGCATATCTATATCTCTACAAAAATGGTGGCCtgttaaaagttttgataaaattaagtATTCTTTAGATGaaagttttggtaaaaaatgaagaaaacacTGTTTGTTAGACACTGACTGTACCACGTGCTCTAGCGTGGAGTGGAGAGAAAACAGTTGCTTGTGCGCTTGCACTAACCACGGTTCACACTGTCTCCTTCAGTACCATCCAAATAATGTGTTTGGATTAATATGATTACCAAGGATTTGGTTCATCATTGAGTTCATAAAGTCACCTGCCTTTATAACTATTAGaaactgttgtttatttaaataattgatatgCATAAATCACAAACATTTGGCTACACCAAAACTGTAAATACCACTTTTACGtgtcacatttttgtttatttgtggtatgatttgtttatttaaacctgaTTATAtatatgacgttagttatcctgaggaagagatcagattgcagatcgtgaaacgtactgttactgattttttctaTCTGCACTATGACAATTATCTGGAAAAACCTGTTACCCTTACAGCCCTTTTACAATCAACAACAAACGGACCTACGTATGGGAAAATGGCAAActtcttttaaatagcattttagtATTTCTGAGATGCCACGTACATTGGAAAATATCTCTCTATTATCACTCCAAATCATTGAATGTAAAATGGCTTTTCAAAATTCCATGGCATTGGTTAGTTAGTTCCTAAGATAACCAATATTGTTAAAAGCAATAGCTGCTTTTAAAAGTTCTAAAAGGTCAGAGGTGCAAACTCCTTgacttaaatattttgaaataaaattcccaaAACCCTTTTCTGTAATGAATAGGCCTAACTGAGTGATCTTAACTAGTGTCATGTGACTACTCTTTTCTGGCGTatctgccgcagtcaacatgttaatcAGATTTTGTCAGTTAACAAACTCATCATAGGAAGCCTATGCAGAAGTTAAAGTTTGTGCTGATTTGGGAAATCGGTTTAATAAACTGGCCTATATAGTTAAGACATACATGCACACGTGCtgtactgaaaaaaaaacaaaatgtattccAAAAACTAAATCTGTTAAGAGTTTACATTCCAAACTTCGGTCTGGCTATGACGGCAACTAGAATAGCTCATTTTCACAACCACTTAGCTATGTgaatttactaaaaacttatcAAAAAAACTGTTAGGCTACACATATGTTTTCAAGATGTACATCTAAtcatacttttcaaaatttaaagactgcCGCCTTGAAACCTTAAGACATATTTCACAAAAGATGCAACAACTTCCGTTTTGCAATGAGTTAAAAGAGATGAATATATTGCTTAGAAAGTGAAAGTTTATATTAACTGCCTCATGCTCTTTATTTTTCGTGTAAATGTGTCGATCATTTTGGTGATGAATACCTTTTGACTAATGGGGTTTTTACCCCataaggtttttgttttttttctttttattatttcaggttttcttatttttacagaaataaaaagtgtattagtaatacacaatatttgtattttttatataaatactgagATAAGACACTAGATGATCCATGTCCAGGTTTATGCAGTGTACATGTgtacttttatgaaatttttaacagtataaaAGGTTCAGAGCATTATGAGACACACAGCACAAAACACCCTTATGGTACAAATCCAACCATTTACCTGTGTTGTTGCTAGTCGATTATCTTTAGTATCTAACAATCAAGCTCAAATAACATGAGTGCTTCAACCCCTTGTGAACAGTGAACACCTTATCGCTGCctgcatttttaatttatcttaacttttcaaatcaagtttcctttttcatttacttttactGTACCTATATCAGGAACAATACGTTCAGCTTATTATTACCTAAAAGTACAGAATAGTTTCCAATCACATTGTTGAAATAGTAAATAAAGTCAGAAATTAATTCTCTATGGCTAAAGTATAATGaacggccaccaacacaatcgaatcAACTACCAGTTAGAAATAtctatagaatataaaaacacttgacctataaatattcataattagtCATtgtcagctgtttttatttactgaaataataatattgttgaaaattaatttaattcaataaagtaaaatcatttaagTGCTGAATGTAGTAGTGATATTGGcaagaacaatggcgatgaaAATGCAATTATTGTCTCGAAgttgtcataaataaatttttacattatatacagtCAAACCTTGGTAACTTGAAATGTTGGTATTTATTCTACAATAGgtacaaaaaagttaaatttagccTTTACAAGTGCATATGTGATCTGAGCTGGAATTTAGATGTTATTTAAAggtatttaataatatctttaaataataataataatagccaAAAGTGTGGGGGTGATCAAAGCCTGCACTAATGGACAGGGGTATTTCTGATCAGTACTTTCTTGTAC
This genomic stretch from Homalodisca vitripennis isolate AUS2020 chromosome 6, UT_GWSS_2.1, whole genome shotgun sequence harbors:
- the LOC124364286 gene encoding crossover junction endonuclease EME1 isoform X2: MTKEQRLEEKLKKQKEKELIRAEKRAAKELQNQMKPNNCMKFMTVILDSALISCPFSGTLMAAIQNSEAKYQICAQPVPLTVSWRREASGPNAKEENDVLLIWQWEFVIPAIKNHTLISKIQEVQAKHFGKSLFLIIYGLNGYFSYLKSNRRNLSGNPPKSKKGKSSSDNNEFPYVTKQVIEEELIELQITANCTHRLIECPEDLGSLVVQITKAIAETPFKLDKQKRVQENLEWFAVGDSRDCVAIDKAGNGLLRLWQQQLCQFNLAGHDVAQAIAAVYPGPLSLVRAYDNCNSQKECEDLLRDIQVRRSQGPLASSRRIGPELSKKIYTFFCSADGDAPLSQEQ